The DNA sequence AACGTCACTCTTAACCTGTATCGGGCATCAGATATCCCAGATGCTCCGGGCTGGGTGTCTGGGGTGGGCTATCTCACGAGGAAGCAGACGGAGGATCTGCTCAATCGGGTGGATGTGGAAATTGATCTGGATGCGATCGCTGCGAAAGTCTCGTCAGCGTATGCGACCCCACCTGATATTCGTTCTCTGGTGGTCGGGTGGGATGGGACGTGTGCTGTGGGTGGGTGTGACGCACCGGCTCACAGGGCGCAGATGGATCATCGGATTAATCATGCTGATGGCGGGCCAACCACAGCAGCGAATTTGGCCGCGTTGTGTGTAAAGCATCATGCGTTAAAGACTGATCGTCGAGTCTTCTACGTCCTTGACCCGGCGACGCGGCGGAAGTTTTTCTTGTTTGATGATGGGTCGTGGGCGGAGTCGGAGGGTGATGGGCCGTTGGCTCCTAGTGAGCGGCATTGGTTGCAGACGTTGTCGCAGCGGGTTGAGAAACGTAGGGCGCGGATCAGGTCGGAGTCGCAGGCTCAGCGGGCGGAGGAAGTCGAGCGGGAGGGGCCGCCTCCGCCACCACCGCCGGAGGAACCACCACCGTTCTAGACCAGGGGCCAGCATCAATCGCGCCGTCCCAGGCTCGGCGGCGCCATCAGAGGTCGAGTTCACCGACCGCTCTAGTCAGCTCCATGCAAGACCTGGAATTGCTCACACACCACGGGCATGCCAGGCTCGAAACCCCTGGGACTTTCAGAGTAGGTCCGCCAATAGTGCTCATGGACTTCCCGCCAATACTTGAGGGTTCGGTCCCCCTCTCCTTCGGCATGGGCATGCGAAGCAGGGACGTCCTCAAACGGCATGACTTCCACTGAGGTCGTTTCGATGAGCACTCGAGGGATTCCGCGGCCATCGAGGATGATGCTCAGTTCTCCCACCTTCGGGACGGGGTCTTCGGCGGCCTCGTAGTCCCACAATGATGAAGCAGTGGCCGTCTTCACCCCGGACTGAACTAACGCCAACAGCTCGTCGGCAAGCTGGGGTGTCGCACCGAAAGCCCATGCCTCAGGAGTGTTGTCAGGTAGACCTGCATTGGCCGCGCGGCACGAGCGATAAAACTCTTCGACCTGAAAACTGCTATTCATGCGGCCAGCCTACGGCTAGTGCGTTTTCTTCACCCCGTCGCTCCACATCACCGGGAGGAAATCCATCGGGCTCTCGGGCTGCCCACCTTCACCATCAAGCGAGAATTCGCTGCCGTGCTTTCGGGATAGGCAGTCTCCGGGCAGGAACCTGAGTCACGAACATCGATCAGCCACCAGCCTAGGAGTCGCGGCGAGCCCGGGCGAGTGCCCTTTGAGCTGCAACGGCATGCAATGAAGTGCTGATAGATCCACCCGCCACATGGCGGAGAATCCCCGCCGCTAGAAGGGTTGTGCGATCCGGGACACCAGCCAACAATGAGGTAGATCACACTAGCCAACGCCTAAGGAGCCTAAAAGTGACTGCCTCATCTTCGCCAAAGATTGGTCCGCCACCACCCTTCGACCCTGAGCTTGCCTCCGTTCTCAAGCAAATCAATGAGGTGATGCCGCCAAACGCCATTCAGTTGGACACCCTCGAGACATTTCGAGGTGACTTCCCTGGCGTTGAAATACCAACCGAAGAGGAGATTTTTGAGCTCTTCTCAATGGAAGGCCACTTCACAGTTGAGGAACGGCTCGTTCCCGGCCCTGAGGGCTCGCCAGATGTCTCCCTGCTCATTTGCCTGCCACAGGGACATTCTTCCCCAGTCGGCGCGCTTTACCACATCCACGGCGGGGGGATGGTCATTGGCGATAACAGGACCGGAACTCCATATGTGCTCGAGTTGGCTAAAGAACTAGGACTCGCAGTAGTGTCCGTGGAATACCGACTGGCTCCAGAAACGCCACACCCGGGCCCTGTGGGGGACTGCTACGCCGGACTGGTGTGGACAGCTGAGAACGCTGAAGAGCTGGGCATTGATCCTGCACAGATCGTTGTCGTTGGAGCTAGCGCCGGGGGAGGGCTTTCCGCCGCCGTAGCTCTGTTATCCCGCGATCGTCAGGGCCCCACCTTGCTCGGCCAGCTACTGATATGTCCTATGCTCGACGACCGGAACAACTCGTATTCGGCTCTGCAGATGGAGGGAGTCGGATTCTGGGATCGTAGTTCCAATCTGGCGGGCTGGACAGCATTGCTGGGTGAAGCACGTGGCAGCGATGATGTGTCGCCATACGCTGCACCAGCCCGAGCGACAGACCTATCTGGACTCCCGCCCACATTCATCGACGTCGGCTCGGCGGAGACGTTCCGCGACGAGGATGTCGCTTACGCCAATGGCATCTGGCAGGCAGGCGGTATTGCTGAGCTGCATGTGTGGCCTGGTGGCTTCCACGGTTTTGACGGTTTAGCTCCACATACTGCGCTTTCCCAGACCGCGAAGGCGGCGCGCTTGGACTGGCTTCGCCGCCTCTATCAGTCTTAGGGGTCCTGTGACTCGTGGCAGTATGTACCCATGCGCGATCTGACAATTTGGCTGGATAGCCTTGACCCGGAGGCGGGCGCAGCCTTGCGGGTCATTTCCTACTTCGAGGAGCTTCTCGCTCAAGAGGTAGGCGTGCATGCCATTGCGCGGGCAGCGGCAAAGCTCACGGGATGCGGTGTCGGGATTTCCTATGACGATCGACAGACCCAGATCAGAGTTACTGCCGATGGAGTTCCAGCCTCGCGGACCACTCTTGATCCAGCGTGGCTCAGTGCTTCTCTCGATGTAGTGGTCGGCACTATTTGGATTGAGCGAGACGGTCCGCCGCAGCCATTGGATCCTTTGGTGTTGGAGCGAGCTGCGGGTGCGGTCAACCACATTTTGTCACGTGCGAGCGTATCGACCAACGCCCGAAAAGATGCGGATGCCTGGTGCGAAGTGGCTGTTGATGCCGTGGTTCCGTTGGAGGAACGTCGTCACGCTGTCAAACAATTGGGCTTAGATCCCCGACGTCTGCGTCCTCTTGTTCTCGCGGGAGGCCGGGTGAAGATCGTCGAGGAGTCCACAACGGAGTCCTTCCTTGCGCGGCAAGGGAGAAAACGGGTGGCCATCGGGTACACCGTTCCGGTCGAGGAACTTCCCGAGTCTGCCTTGGCGGCGCAATTAGCATTCCGTCTCACGGCCGATGGGACGGAATTGGATCCGGGGCCGCGGGTCGTTTTCGCCGAGAGCGCGGGCGGTTTCTTGGTTCTTGCGCAGACGCTTGGTCCGGAATCTCCTCGACACCCGGACGTTAATGCTCTGGAACTGGCCGGGCGTGAGGCTCCGTGGATGCTCGAGACGTTGGATACCTTCTCCATCGCGCCGAGCGTTCGTGCTGCTGCGGACGTTTTAAGAGTCCATCATTCGACGTTGCAGGAGCGTCTCCTCCGGGCGGAACGATTGCTTGGGTGGAACATTCGCGAAGCGGAAGGCAGGATGCGACTGCACCTGGCGCTCGTCATGCGTCGACTTCACCGCCGGTAGCAGACCTATAGTCGAGGCCATGACTCTTCGACTGGGATTCATCGGAATTGTGACTTCGAATATGGCTGCTTCTTTGGCCTTCTATCGGGCGTTGGGGGTGGAGATCGACGCTGATCAGGACGGTGCGCCGCATGTTGATGCGCAGCTGGCGGATGGGACGGCGTTGGCGTGGGACACCGTGGATACGATCCGCACGTTCGATCCGGATTATGCTCCGCCGACGGGTGGGCACCGGATTGCGCTGGCTTTTAGGAAGGATTCCCCGGCGGAGGTGGATGCGGCGTTTCAGGCGATGGTGGATGCGGGGTTTACGGGCCACGTCGCTCCGTGGGATGCCGTGTGGGGGCAGCGTTATGCGACGTTGTTGGATCCGGATGGCAATTCGGTCGATCTTTTCGCTGCTCGGGAGCCTTAGGAGTTGTTGGCGAGGAAGTCCCGGGCGATGATCGGGGCTTCGGCTTTTTCTTTGCCGATGTTGCGCAGGTTCATGGCGACGAGGGCGTCGGTGGTGAGGAGGGCGGAGGCGCCGTTGATGGCGTCGATGGCTCCTTCGGGCAGGGCGTCGGAACGCATGAGCGGGAGGACGTTTTGGGGGAGGATGAGGCCTTCGGGGTCGTCGAGGGTGACCAGGTCGATTTCGTTGCCGGCGGCATCCAACAATGGTGAGGTGGTGTAGATATCTGCGGTGTCTGCTGTGCCGTCGGTGAGGGCGGCGATGGTGAGGGGGCCGCCGCCGTCGGAAATGGGGACCATGGTGATGGTGGCGGCGTCGACGTTGTAGACCTCGGTGAGGCCGCGCGGGCCGTAGGGCCGTTCGGCGAGTTCGGGGTTGGCTGCGACGCGGACTTGGTCGAGTTTGGCGAGGTCGGCGAGGGTGGTGAGGCCGCGATCGTCGGCAAGCGAGCGGGTGACGCGGTAGGAGTCTTTGGATTCGCCTTCGGCGAAGTTGCCGGCGATGAGTCCGTCGGGTAGGGCTTCGGTCAAGAGCTTTTCGACGTCCGCGGAGCTTGCGCCCGCAGGCAGGTCAGCACCGTAGAACTGGGCGAGGTTGCCCGCGTATTCGGGCACGAGGTCCACGCTGCCCTCTTCGAGGGCGCGGAGGTAGACCTCGCGGGAGCCGATGGCGGAGGTGACCTCGACGGTGAATCCGGCGTCTTCGAGGGCTTGCGCCCACACCTGGCCGATGATTTCGGATTCGGGGAAGTTGGCGGTGCCGATGGTGATGACATTGTCGTTGGAGCCGGAGTCCAGCGGATCCGATGGGGAGGAGCAGGCGGTCAGTGCCAGTGCGAGGGTGGCGATGAGGGCGGCAATGCGGTTCTTCATGTCACACGTCCTTGGGGTTGAAGGGATCGTTGTAGCGAGGCGAGAACCACATCGACGATGAGGGCGAGGACCGTCACCAGGAGTGCTCCGGTGAGCATTTGCGGGTAATCGCGGAGTGCGAGCCCGTCGATGAGGAAGCGGCCTAGTCCCGATAATCCAATGTAGGCAACAATGGTCGCCGTGGCTAGCACTTGGACGACACAGGAGCGCAGGCCGCCCATCATGGTGGCGGCGGCGAGGGGCAGTTCGACGCCAGTGAGGATCTGAGTTTCGCTGAAGCCGGAGGCTCGGGCGGAGTCGATGACGGGGCGGGGAATTGCTTGGAGTCCGGTGACTATTCCGGCGAGGAGGGGCGGGACCGCGAGGATGACGAGCACGATCGTGGCGGGGATCAATGGCACTCGTACGCCGAAGGTGAGTTGCACGGCGAGCCAGGTGAGCAGGCCGAGAGAGGGGAGGGCTCGCAAAGCGCCGGCGATTCCGACGATCGCGTGTGCCCCGCGCCCCGTGTGCCCGACCCACAAGCCGATGGGCAACGCGATGAGCAGAGCGAGGCCGACGGCCAGGGCGGTGTAGCCGAGGTGGTCGACGGTGCGGGAGACGATGAGCGGGAGGTTTCCGGGGTCGGTGAGGTAGGAGATCATGATCGCCTCCACGGCATGGTGAGGCGGCCGATGAGGATGAGGGCGGCGTCGATAAGCACTGCCAGCAGCACCGTGCCCAGCAGGCCGACGATGATCTGCGTGGGGAACGAGCGTTGGAAACCTTCGGTGAACAGCGTGCCCAGGGAGGACACGCCGATGAGTGCTCCGACGGAGACCAAAGAGATTGTCGACGCCGCGACCACCCTGATCCCGGCCAACAGGCCTGGGCCGGCGAGCGGCAACTCGACGCCGAGGATGCGGCGCCACGTGGGGTAGCCCATCGCGATGGCGGCTTGGCGGACATCGCCGGGGACGGTGTCGAAGGCGTCCGCCGTGGAGCGAATTTGCAGCGCGAGGCCGTAGAGGGTCATGGCGACGATGACGTTGAGCGGGGAGAGGATCGAGGTGCCCAGCACGAGCGGCATGACCACGAACATCGCCAGCGAGGGGATGACGTAGAGCAAGCCAGCGGCCACCACGACAACTTCCCGGGCGGGGCGGAACCGATGCGCCAACCAACCAATCGGCAGCGCGAGCAGGAAGGACGCGAGGATCGCCGGCCACGATAAGGCCAGGTGGTCCAGGGTTAGCTCGCCGATTTTAGCCGAGTTGTTTGCCACCCAATCCCACCTCATCGGAGGATGCCCTTGACATGGCCGTGTCGATCCACGACCACCTCGCGGCCGTCGCGCAACTCCACCGATAGGGCGCGGGAATCGGCGCCGGTGAAGTCCCTCACGTAGTCGGAGGCCGGGCGCAGGAGGAAGTCCTCGGCGACGCCGACTTGGTGGATTTCCGCTTCTTCGCCGAGCAAGACGATCTCATCGCCCAGCAAGAAAGCCTCGTCGATGTCGTGGGTGACCATGAGGATCGTTTTGCCCATGCCTTCTTTGAGGTCCAGGACCTCTTCTTGCAGACCCCGCCGCACCACTGGGTCGACCGCGCCGAAGGGCTCATCCATGAGCAGGATGTCGGGGTCGGCGACGAAGCCGCGAGCCACGCCGACGCGTTGGGCCTGGCCACCAGACAATTCGGCGGGATAGCGCGAACCCAATGCCGGATCAAGGCCGACGAGGGCGAGCATCTCCTCCGCCCGGGCGCGGGCCTCGCGCCGAGTAGACCCGTTGAGGCGGGCCACCGCCGCGATGTTGTCCACGACGGTGCGGTGTGGGAGCAGGCCGGAGTGCTGCATGATGTAGCCAATGGAACGTCGTAAAGCAACGGGGTTCACCCCGGCGACGTCCTCCCCGCGGACCATGACCCGACCGGATTGCGGGGCCACCATCCGGTTGACCATGCGCAGCAGGGTCGTCTTCCCGCAGCCGGAAGGCCCAACAAAGACCGTGGTGGTGCCCGGCGCGATGCGGTGGCTGAAATTGCGGACCGCAGGTCGATCATTCCCCGGATAGGTGAGGGTGACATCGTCGAACTCAATCATCGTTGAGTGTCCTTTCCGGGCAACTGAAAGCACAAGTCTAGTTGCATAAGTCTTTGGTAGTTGGAGAAACCCCCACGCAAGGCACAATGGAACGCATGGAAACCCTCGAATCCGTCGGTGACATTCTGCGCGCCCGAAGCGACGAGTTTCGCGATGCCGTCCATCAGCGTTTTTACCAGGACGTCCTGGAAGCCCGCCAGGTGTTTCCCATCTCTTTGCGCGATACCCACCGCGAATTGGCCGGTGCCGTGGCGTGGGTGATGGAGCGTACCCCACGCACGGGTGCCTTGCCTCCTGAGCTGCTTGATACCCTCCGCCACCTGGGCCGCGATCATCGCCGGCACGGATTCCCCGCCGAGATCTATCCCGCTTTCGCTGTCGCCCTGCAGCATGGGTTGCGCACACTGGAGGTCCCCGAGGTTGAGGCCGCTGGCCGGGCAGTGGAGTTGGTCTGCTCGGTCATGGCGGCGGCCGCGCAGGAGGCGGATCGGGAGGGGATTGCGCCGGTGTTTTCCGCCGAGGTGCAGGGGGTGCAGCGTCGCAGCCGCCGCATCAGCGTCGTCCGCCTGGAGGCGGGACTGCCGGTGGATTACCGCCCTGGCCAGCATCTACCCGTGACCACGTCTTATTTGCCCGGGGTGTGGCGGATGCTCTCCCCCGCTCTGCCCAGCAATGATTTCGGCCAGCTGGAGTTCCACATCCGCACCATCGAGGGCAGCCACGTGTCCCAGCTGCTGGCCACGCCGAAGGTGGGCGATTATTGGAATTTCGGTGCTCCGAGCGGTGGCCTGAGTATCAACGGGGAGCAGGACGTGCTCATGATCGCCCATGGCACCGGCCTCGCACCTCTTCGGGCGATTCTTTTCGACATGCTCGATTGGCCGCCCGAGCGCCGTCGCCCCCGCGTCCATCTCTTCGTCGCCGCCGAGTACCCCGGCGAGCTCTATGACCTCATGGGATTGTGGAATCTTGCGATGGTGACGTCGTGGCTGTCGGTGGTCCCCGTCGTGGAGCATGACACCGATCCGTGGTGGGTGGGCATCGCTGGCGACGCCCCCGAAGTCCCGCGCGGCCTCCACCTGCGGGTGTCCGGGCAGGTCGGCGAGGTCGTCGCGTCCTATGGCGCGTGGGCGGATCGGCAGGTTCTCGTCGTCGGCGAGGCCACCAAGGTCCACCGCACCGTCGCTGCGCTTATCGCGGGTGAGACCCCGGCCGCGAACATCCAGACCGAGGCGTGGGAGCTCGCGGACCAGTGGCCGCGCCTACAGGATGGGCAGTGAGCGCCGAGCTTGACTGACCTGATCCATGTCGAGATCGACAACAAACGTCTCCGGCCCGTACCCGGCCTCCGCTTCTCGACGCCCCGTTGGCCCCACCACGCACGAATGCCCAATGCCCGTCGGCCCGCTGGCTTCGCCAGCCGCGGCCTCCCCTCCCGGGCGGGCCTGGCCGGCCGCCACGATCCACGCTGTGGAGTCGAGCGCCCGTCCGGCGGTGAGGATGCGCCACTGTTCTAGCTTGCCGGGACCATCCATCCAGCTGTTGGGCACCACGATGACCTGCGCGCCACGGCGGGCCAGTTCTTGGAACTGGGCGGGGAAGCGGATGTCGTAGCAGATGGCGATGCCGACGGTGACTCCGTCGACGTCGATAAGCGATAACTCCGTGCCCGGCTTCACGGTGTCCGACTCGCGATAATCGAAGGCATCGAAGGTGTGGATTTTGTCATAGCCGGTGTGGATGTCGGGCCCTGTGATCAGCGCGGTGTTGGTCACACGATTGATCTGCTTGCCGTCTCGCTCGACGGTGTCGGCGGGACGGAACATCCCCGCAATGACCGTTACCCCCAGCTCACGGGCGGTTTTTTGGATGCCGGTGGCAAACTCGCCGTCGAGCTGCTGCGCCTGGGTGTCCAGCCGCCCAGTGTCGAAGGCCTGGCTCGTGGCCTCCGGCAACACGATGAGCTGAGCGCCTTGTTCGGCCACCTCACGGATCTGTGCTTGAGCACGGGCCAAATTGTCGAGGATATCCGCTCCCGACTCGAATTGCACCACTCCAATTTTCATGGCCCCACGATATGTGGATAAGCGGAAGTTATCCACAGGCAAGCCGGAGCAGGGGTTGAACATAGGCGAACACGCTGGGGAAACTGGGCCCATGAACCTCACGATCCACGCCACTGCCCTCGACCTCCTAGCCACCTTTCTGCGCCGCCAACTGCTCGCACCCTCCGACCTTCCCGCCGAGACCTCCACGCGGACGGGCGCGGCCCTCGCGCAAGCGATCCATGCCTGGCAAGCGGACCACCGACGCACGGAAAGCTCGGTGCAGGCGCACCTGTTAGACATCCGCCGCTTCGCCCACCACGCCGTCGCCGGGGACCTCCGGCTGGCCCGAGCCCTAGGTGGGTCCTGATGCTCAGCGCCCCCATCCTCCGC is a window from the Corynebacterium testudinoris genome containing:
- a CDS encoding VOC family protein — encoded protein: MTLRLGFIGIVTSNMAASLAFYRALGVEIDADQDGAPHVDAQLADGTALAWDTVDTIRTFDPDYAPPTGGHRIALAFRKDSPAEVDAAFQAMVDAGFTGHVAPWDAVWGQRYATLLDPDGNSVDLFAAREP
- a CDS encoding ABC transporter substrate-binding protein; the protein is MKNRIAALIATLALALTACSSPSDPLDSGSNDNVITIGTANFPESEIIGQVWAQALEDAGFTVEVTSAIGSREVYLRALEEGSVDLVPEYAGNLAQFYGADLPAGASSADVEKLLTEALPDGLIAGNFAEGESKDSYRVTRSLADDRGLTTLADLAKLDQVRVAANPELAERPYGPRGLTEVYNVDAATITMVPISDGGGPLTIAALTDGTADTADIYTTSPLLDAAGNEIDLVTLDDPEGLILPQNVLPLMRSDALPEGAIDAINGASALLTTDALVAMNLRNIGKEKAEAPIIARDFLANNS
- a CDS encoding FAD-binding oxidoreductase, with the protein product METLESVGDILRARSDEFRDAVHQRFYQDVLEARQVFPISLRDTHRELAGAVAWVMERTPRTGALPPELLDTLRHLGRDHRRHGFPAEIYPAFAVALQHGLRTLEVPEVEAAGRAVELVCSVMAAAAQEADREGIAPVFSAEVQGVQRRSRRISVVRLEAGLPVDYRPGQHLPVTTSYLPGVWRMLSPALPSNDFGQLEFHIRTIEGSHVSQLLATPKVGDYWNFGAPSGGLSINGEQDVLMIAHGTGLAPLRAILFDMLDWPPERRRPRVHLFVAAEYPGELYDLMGLWNLAMVTSWLSVVPVVEHDTDPWWVGIAGDAPEVPRGLHLRVSGQVGEVVASYGAWADRQVLVVGEATKVHRTVAALIAGETPAANIQTEAWELADQWPRLQDGQ
- a CDS encoding ABC transporter permease, translated to MRWDWVANNSAKIGELTLDHLALSWPAILASFLLALPIGWLAHRFRPAREVVVVAAGLLYVIPSLAMFVVMPLVLGTSILSPLNVIVAMTLYGLALQIRSTADAFDTVPGDVRQAAIAMGYPTWRRILGVELPLAGPGLLAGIRVVAASTISLVSVGALIGVSSLGTLFTEGFQRSFPTQIIVGLLGTVLLAVLIDAALILIGRLTMPWRRS
- a CDS encoding carbon-nitrogen hydrolase family protein, with the translated sequence MKIGVVQFESGADILDNLARAQAQIREVAEQGAQLIVLPEATSQAFDTGRLDTQAQQLDGEFATGIQKTARELGVTVIAGMFRPADTVERDGKQINRVTNTALITGPDIHTGYDKIHTFDAFDYRESDTVKPGTELSLIDVDGVTVGIAICYDIRFPAQFQELARRGAQVIVVPNSWMDGPGKLEQWRILTAGRALDSTAWIVAAGQARPGGEAAAGEASGPTGIGHSCVVGPTGRREAEAGYGPETFVVDLDMDQVSQARRSLPIL
- a CDS encoding helix-turn-helix domain-containing protein, which codes for MRDLTIWLDSLDPEAGAALRVISYFEELLAQEVGVHAIARAAAKLTGCGVGISYDDRQTQIRVTADGVPASRTTLDPAWLSASLDVVVGTIWIERDGPPQPLDPLVLERAAGAVNHILSRASVSTNARKDADAWCEVAVDAVVPLEERRHAVKQLGLDPRRLRPLVLAGGRVKIVEESTTESFLARQGRKRVAIGYTVPVEELPESALAAQLAFRLTADGTELDPGPRVVFAESAGGFLVLAQTLGPESPRHPDVNALELAGREAPWMLETLDTFSIAPSVRAAADVLRVHHSTLQERLLRAERLLGWNIREAEGRMRLHLALVMRRLHRR
- a CDS encoding alpha/beta hydrolase is translated as MTASSSPKIGPPPPFDPELASVLKQINEVMPPNAIQLDTLETFRGDFPGVEIPTEEEIFELFSMEGHFTVEERLVPGPEGSPDVSLLICLPQGHSSPVGALYHIHGGGMVIGDNRTGTPYVLELAKELGLAVVSVEYRLAPETPHPGPVGDCYAGLVWTAENAEELGIDPAQIVVVGASAGGGLSAAVALLSRDRQGPTLLGQLLICPMLDDRNNSYSALQMEGVGFWDRSSNLAGWTALLGEARGSDDVSPYAAPARATDLSGLPPTFIDVGSAETFRDEDVAYANGIWQAGGIAELHVWPGGFHGFDGLAPHTALSQTAKAARLDWLRRLYQS
- a CDS encoding ABC transporter permease, producing the protein MISYLTDPGNLPLIVSRTVDHLGYTALAVGLALLIALPIGLWVGHTGRGAHAIVGIAGALRALPSLGLLTWLAVQLTFGVRVPLIPATIVLVILAVPPLLAGIVTGLQAIPRPVIDSARASGFSETQILTGVELPLAAATMMGGLRSCVVQVLATATIVAYIGLSGLGRFLIDGLALRDYPQMLTGALLVTVLALIVDVVLASLQRSLQPQGRVT
- a CDS encoding ATP-binding cassette domain-containing protein, with translation MIEFDDVTLTYPGNDRPAVRNFSHRIAPGTTTVFVGPSGCGKTTLLRMVNRMVAPQSGRVMVRGEDVAGVNPVALRRSIGYIMQHSGLLPHRTVVDNIAAVARLNGSTRREARARAEEMLALVGLDPALGSRYPAELSGGQAQRVGVARGFVADPDILLMDEPFGAVDPVVRRGLQEEVLDLKEGMGKTILMVTHDIDEAFLLGDEIVLLGEEAEIHQVGVAEDFLLRPASDYVRDFTGADSRALSVELRDGREVVVDRHGHVKGILR
- a CDS encoding ASCH domain-containing protein, with amino-acid sequence MNSSFQVEEFYRSCRAANAGLPDNTPEAWAFGATPQLADELLALVQSGVKTATASSLWDYEAAEDPVPKVGELSIILDGRGIPRVLIETTSVEVMPFEDVPASHAHAEGEGDRTLKYWREVHEHYWRTYSESPRGFEPGMPVVCEQFQVLHGAD